A genomic window from Polaribacter gangjinensis includes:
- a CDS encoding four helix bundle protein, whose amino-acid sequence MRNFRKLDIWNEARFLAKEVYLVSSKLPSSEQFGLISQINRCVISIPANIAEGSAKDSQKDFIRFLQISLGSAFELESHLILCIELNFFNENDLNLTIDKVQVLQKRISALIKYNQNSTLTL is encoded by the coding sequence ATGAGGAATTTTAGAAAACTAGATATATGGAATGAAGCTAGGTTTTTAGCTAAAGAAGTTTATTTAGTTTCATCAAAATTACCATCTTCTGAGCAATTTGGATTGATCTCTCAAATAAATAGGTGTGTAATTTCTATTCCTGCAAATATAGCTGAAGGTTCAGCAAAGGATTCTCAAAAGGACTTTATTAGGTTTTTGCAAATTAGTTTGGGTTCTGCATTTGAACTAGAATCTCATTTAATTTTATGTATTGAATTAAATTTTTTTAATGAGAATGATTTAAATTTAACAATTGATAAAGTTCAAGTTTTGCAAAAACGAATCTCAGCATTAATAAAATATAATCAAAATTCAACTTTAACCTTATAA
- a CDS encoding thymidylate synthase — MKQYHDLVKHVLENGNEKGDRTGTGTKSVFGYQMRFDLSEGFPMVTTKKLHLKSIVYELLWFIKGDTNIKYLQENGVRIWNEWADENGDLGPVYGHQWRNWNSDEIDQLKEVIETLKKNPNSRRMLVSAWNPSVLPDTSKSFSENVANGKAALPPCHAFFQFYVADGKLSCQLYQRSADIFLGVPFNIASYALFTMMIAQVCGYQAGEFIHTFGDAHIYNNHIEQLELQLSRDIRPLPTMKINPAIKNIEDFTFKDFELINYNPHPHIKGIVAV; from the coding sequence ATGAAACAATACCATGACTTAGTAAAACACGTTTTAGAAAACGGAAATGAAAAAGGAGATAGAACAGGAACTGGAACAAAAAGTGTTTTTGGTTATCAAATGCGTTTTGATTTGAGTGAAGGTTTTCCTATGGTAACCACAAAAAAACTACACTTAAAATCAATTGTATATGAATTATTGTGGTTTATAAAAGGAGATACCAATATCAAATATTTACAAGAAAATGGCGTCAGAATTTGGAATGAATGGGCAGATGAAAATGGTGATTTAGGGCCAGTATATGGACATCAATGGCGCAACTGGAATAGTGATGAAATTGATCAGCTAAAAGAAGTAATTGAAACATTGAAAAAAAATCCGAATTCAAGAAGAATGTTGGTTTCTGCTTGGAATCCATCAGTTTTGCCTGATACATCCAAATCTTTTTCAGAAAATGTTGCCAATGGAAAAGCAGCTTTGCCTCCTTGTCATGCATTTTTTCAGTTTTATGTAGCAGATGGTAAATTGTCTTGTCAACTATACCAAAGAAGTGCTGATATTTTTCTAGGAGTTCCTTTCAATATTGCATCATATGCACTTTTTACTATGATGATTGCACAAGTTTGTGGTTATCAAGCAGGTGAATTCATCCATACTTTTGGAGATGCCCATATTTATAACAATCACATTGAACAATTAGAATTGCAATTGTCTAGAGACATTAGACCTTTGCCAACCATGAAAATAAATCCAGCAATAAAAAATATTGAAGATTTTACTTTCAAAGATTTTGAATTGATTAACTACAATCCACATCCTCACATCAAAGGAATCGTTGCTGTTTAG
- a CDS encoding electron transfer flavoprotein subunit alpha/FixB family protein — MSVLVFADAANGKFKKSAFEVVSYGKKVAEQLGTNLVALTINVSSNEELYKYGAEKVVSVSENKLATFNAKAYASIIKQVADAENATVIVLDSSIDTLYLAPLVSVSLDAGYASNVVALPSSTAPFTIKRKVFSNKGFANTVISTDKKIIGVAKNSFGIHENPVSGTVQNMEVSLSDGDFTVKSEKVEKVSGKVTIADADVVVSAGRGLKGPENWGMIEELANVLGAATACSKPVSDLGWRPHGEHVGQTGKPVASNLYIAIGISGAIQHLAGVNASKVKVVINTDPEAPFFKAADYGIVGDAFQVVPELITKLKAFKEA; from the coding sequence ATGTCAGTTTTAGTTTTTGCAGATGCCGCAAATGGCAAATTTAAAAAAAGTGCTTTTGAAGTAGTTTCTTACGGAAAAAAAGTAGCAGAACAATTGGGTACAAATTTAGTTGCACTTACTATCAACGTTTCTTCAAACGAAGAATTGTATAAATATGGTGCAGAAAAAGTAGTTTCGGTTTCAGAAAATAAGCTAGCTACTTTCAATGCAAAGGCATATGCATCTATCATAAAACAAGTTGCAGACGCTGAAAATGCAACAGTAATTGTGTTGGATTCAAGTATAGATACGTTATATCTTGCGCCTTTAGTTTCAGTTTCTTTGGATGCTGGTTACGCTTCAAATGTGGTTGCATTACCAAGTTCAACAGCGCCTTTTACCATCAAAAGAAAGGTTTTTTCAAATAAAGGATTTGCAAATACTGTGATTTCAACAGATAAAAAAATTATTGGAGTTGCAAAAAATTCATTTGGGATTCATGAAAATCCTGTTTCAGGAACTGTTCAAAATATGGAAGTTTCTCTATCAGATGGAGATTTCACAGTAAAATCAGAAAAAGTAGAAAAAGTTTCAGGAAAAGTGACCATTGCTGATGCTGATGTGGTGGTTTCTGCAGGAAGAGGTTTGAAAGGTCCAGAAAATTGGGGAATGATTGAAGAATTGGCCAATGTTTTAGGAGCAGCAACTGCTTGCTCTAAACCAGTTTCAGATTTAGGTTGGCGTCCTCATGGCGAACATGTTGGGCAAACAGGAAAACCTGTTGCATCTAATTTGTATATTGCTATTGGAATTTCGGGAGCTATTCAGCATTTAGCAGGAGTCAATGCATCAAAAGTAAAAGTTGTTATCAATACTGATCCAGAAGCCCCGTTTTTTAAAGCTGCTGATTACGGAATTGTTGGTGACGCTTTTCAAGTTGTACCTGAATTAATTACAAAATTAAAAGCATTCAAAGAAGCCTAG
- a CDS encoding electron transfer flavoprotein subunit beta/FixA family protein, which translates to MKILVCISHVPDTTSKINFTDNDTKFDTNGVQFVINPYDEFCLTRAMWFKEKQGATVTVLNVGNATTEPTLRKALAIGADDAIRVNAEPIDGLSVAKEIAAVVKNGNYDLVLAGRESIDYNGGMVPGMIASLVNYNFVNGCVGVEIDGNSATLVREIDGGNETLSSSLPMVIAGQKGIVEEKDLRIPNMRGIMMARQKPLQVVEPVSTANATEVQSYQKPAPKGAVKLVSADNIDELINLLHNEAKVI; encoded by the coding sequence ATGAAAATTTTGGTTTGTATAAGTCATGTGCCAGACACCACTTCTAAGATTAATTTTACAGATAATGATACAAAATTTGATACAAATGGAGTGCAGTTTGTAATCAATCCTTATGATGAATTTTGTTTGACAAGAGCCATGTGGTTTAAAGAAAAACAAGGAGCTACTGTAACTGTTTTAAATGTTGGAAACGCAACTACTGAGCCAACTTTGCGAAAAGCATTGGCGATTGGAGCTGATGATGCAATTCGTGTGAATGCTGAACCAATTGATGGTTTGTCTGTAGCCAAAGAAATAGCTGCTGTTGTAAAAAATGGAAATTATGATTTGGTTTTAGCAGGAAGAGAATCTATTGATTATAATGGAGGAATGGTTCCTGGAATGATTGCTTCTCTCGTAAACTATAATTTCGTAAATGGTTGTGTGGGAGTTGAAATTGATGGAAATTCAGCAACTCTTGTAAGAGAAATTGATGGAGGAAATGAAACATTGAGTTCGTCTTTGCCAATGGTCATTGCAGGTCAAAAAGGAATTGTTGAAGAAAAAGATTTACGCATTCCAAATATGAGAGGAATCATGATGGCACGTCAAAAACCATTGCAAGTTGTTGAACCTGTGTCTACTGCAAATGCAACTGAAGTTCAATCATATCAAAAGCCAGCTCCAAAAGGTGCTGTAAAATTGGTAAGTGCAGACAATATTGATGAATTGATCAATTTATTGCATAACGAAGCAAAAGTGATTTAA
- a CDS encoding dihydrofolate reductase, translating to MITLIAAIAKNNALGKNNDLIWHLPADLKRFRQLTTGHHMIMGRKTYESIGKPLPNRTTIIVSRNPEYFQEGCLMASSLEDAIQISKNEEVICIVGGEQIYRQALENDLVDALDITLVHHEFDADAFFPEIDTKIWEEISREDFKADEKNKFDYSFIKYQKRAN from the coding sequence ATGATTACACTCATTGCAGCCATTGCCAAAAACAATGCTTTAGGTAAAAATAATGATTTGATTTGGCATTTACCTGCTGATTTAAAGCGTTTTAGACAACTTACAACAGGGCATCATATGATTATGGGAAGAAAAACGTACGAATCTATTGGAAAACCTTTGCCCAATAGAACCACGATTATTGTGAGTAGAAATCCTGAATATTTTCAAGAAGGTTGTTTGATGGCTTCAAGTTTAGAGGATGCTATTCAAATCTCTAAAAATGAAGAGGTTATTTGTATTGTTGGTGGAGAGCAAATTTATAGACAAGCGTTAGAAAATGATTTAGTTGATGCTTTAGACATTACTTTAGTGCATCATGAATTTGATGCGGATGCTTTTTTTCCTGAAATTGACACAAAAATTTGGGAAGAAATTTCAAGAGAAGATTTTAAAGCTGATGAAAAAAACAAGTTTGATTACAGTTTTATAAAATACCAAAAAAGAGCTAATTAA
- a CDS encoding inorganic diphosphatase yields MNITFDVLIEIPKGSRNKYEYDFKLNKIRFDRMLFSSMMYPADYGFVPETLALDGDPLDVLVLGHEPSFPMCVMEVKPIGVFHMTDEKGPDEKIICVPVSDPIWSKRKDIFDLNPHRLKEIEHFFQVYKDLEKKKVAVGGWGDASEAERIYKDCVERYNNSEYKKTNYFSI; encoded by the coding sequence ATGAATATAACTTTTGATGTGCTAATTGAAATTCCTAAAGGAAGTAGAAACAAATACGAATATGATTTTAAATTGAATAAAATCCGATTTGATAGAATGCTATTTTCATCCATGATGTATCCTGCAGATTATGGCTTTGTCCCTGAGACTTTAGCGTTAGATGGTGATCCATTAGATGTTTTAGTATTAGGTCATGAACCTAGTTTTCCAATGTGTGTTATGGAAGTAAAACCAATTGGAGTTTTTCACATGACAGATGAAAAAGGTCCAGACGAAAAAATAATTTGTGTACCTGTTTCCGATCCAATTTGGAGTAAGAGAAAAGATATTTTCGACTTAAATCCTCATAGATTAAAAGAAATCGAACACTTTTTTCAAGTATATAAAGATTTAGAAAAGAAAAAAGTAGCTGTTGGAGGTTGGGGAGATGCATCAGAAGCTGAGAGAATCTATAAAGATTGTGTTGAGAGATATAACAATAGTGAATATAAAAAGACCAATTATTTTTCGATTTAA
- a CDS encoding sodium-translocating pyrophosphatase has protein sequence MELMIYVPVVMAVIGLLFMYVKRAWVLKQDAGDGKMKEISDYIYEGALAFLKAEYRLLTFFVIGASILLAGISFIVPTTHILIVVAFIFGAIFSALAGNMGMKIATKTNVRTTQAARTSLPQALKVSFGGGTVMGLGVAGLAVLGLTAFFIFFYHYFMGGAWTTTEQMTIVLETLAGFSLGAESIALFARVGGGIYTKAADVGADLVGKVEAGIPEDDPRNPATIADNVGDNVGDVAGMGADLFGSYVATVLAAMVLGNYVIKDMGGSINDAFGGIGPILLPMAIAGFGILFSIIGTMLVKISSDDAKEKQVQGALNIGNWVSIILTLVSCYFLVDFMLPEVMTMEFYGEGAKEISSMRVFYATIVGLVVGGVISSVTEYYTGLGTKPVLAIVQKSSTGAGTNVIAGLATGMISTFPTVLLFAAAIWASYAFAGFYGVALAASAMMATTAMQLAIDAFGPISDNAGGIAEMSELPKEVRTRTDILDSVGNTTAATGKGFAIASAALTSLALFAAYVTFTGIDGINIFKAPVLAMLFVGGMIPVVFSALAMNSVGKAAMDMVYEVRRQFKEIPGIMEGTGKPEYGKCVEISTKAALREMMLPGILTIGFPIAIVILGKLVYGDNNQLIAEMLGGYMAGVTVSGVLWAVFQNNAGGAWDNAKKSFEAGVEINGVMTFKGSDAHKAAVTGDTVGDPFKDTSGPSMNILIKLTCLIGLVIAPILGGHTEPVSTIKEEVKKEIQVTVNSQNDQLASAIIITTKTVNGKTFTETQTISGTLQEIEKKANEINGNK, from the coding sequence ATGGAATTAATGATTTATGTGCCAGTTGTAATGGCAGTGATTGGCTTACTTTTTATGTATGTCAAGAGAGCTTGGGTTTTGAAACAAGATGCTGGAGATGGTAAAATGAAAGAAATTTCAGATTATATCTATGAAGGAGCCTTGGCATTCTTAAAAGCAGAATACCGATTATTAACTTTCTTTGTAATTGGTGCAAGTATCCTTTTAGCAGGAATTTCATTTATCGTTCCAACTACACATATTTTAATTGTAGTAGCTTTTATTTTTGGGGCTATTTTCTCAGCATTAGCTGGAAATATGGGGATGAAAATCGCAACCAAAACAAACGTAAGAACAACACAAGCAGCTCGTACAAGTTTACCTCAAGCTTTAAAAGTTTCTTTTGGTGGTGGAACAGTAATGGGTTTAGGTGTTGCTGGATTAGCAGTTTTAGGTTTAACAGCATTCTTTATTTTCTTCTATCATTATTTTATGGGTGGAGCTTGGACAACAACTGAACAAATGACCATCGTTTTAGAAACTTTAGCAGGATTTTCATTAGGAGCTGAATCCATTGCACTATTTGCAAGAGTTGGTGGTGGAATTTATACAAAAGCTGCTGATGTTGGAGCAGATTTAGTTGGAAAAGTTGAAGCAGGAATTCCTGAGGATGATCCAAGAAACCCTGCAACAATTGCAGATAACGTGGGTGATAATGTGGGAGATGTTGCTGGTATGGGAGCAGATTTATTTGGTTCGTATGTGGCTACAGTTTTAGCAGCAATGGTTTTAGGAAATTACGTAATTAAAGATATGGGAGGAAGTATCAATGACGCTTTTGGTGGTATTGGTCCTATTTTATTACCAATGGCAATTGCAGGTTTTGGAATTTTATTTTCGATTATTGGAACTATGTTGGTAAAAATTTCATCTGATGACGCAAAAGAAAAGCAAGTGCAAGGTGCATTAAATATTGGTAACTGGGTTTCAATTATTTTAACATTAGTATCATGTTATTTCTTGGTAGATTTTATGTTACCAGAAGTAATGACTATGGAATTTTATGGAGAAGGTGCAAAAGAAATTTCTTCAATGCGTGTTTTTTATGCAACTATTGTTGGATTGGTTGTTGGTGGAGTTATTTCATCAGTAACAGAATATTACACTGGATTAGGAACAAAACCAGTTTTGGCAATTGTTCAAAAATCATCAACTGGAGCTGGAACAAACGTAATTGCAGGTTTAGCAACTGGTATGATTTCTACTTTCCCAACAGTATTACTATTCGCAGCTGCAATTTGGGCTTCTTATGCTTTTGCAGGTTTTTATGGTGTGGCTTTAGCAGCTTCTGCAATGATGGCTACAACAGCAATGCAATTAGCCATTGACGCTTTTGGACCAATTTCTGATAACGCTGGTGGAATCGCAGAAATGAGCGAATTACCAAAAGAAGTTCGTACAAGAACTGATATTTTAGATTCAGTTGGAAATACAACAGCAGCAACAGGAAAAGGTTTTGCAATTGCTTCTGCTGCATTAACTTCGTTAGCTTTATTTGCTGCTTATGTTACTTTTACAGGTATTGACGGTATCAATATTTTTAAAGCTCCTGTATTGGCAATGTTATTTGTAGGTGGAATGATTCCTGTAGTTTTCTCAGCTTTAGCTATGAATTCTGTTGGAAAAGCTGCAATGGATATGGTATATGAAGTTCGTCGTCAGTTTAAAGAAATTCCTGGAATTATGGAAGGAACTGGAAAACCTGAATACGGAAAATGTGTGGAAATTTCTACAAAAGCAGCTTTACGTGAAATGATGTTGCCTGGTATTTTAACCATTGGTTTTCCAATTGCAATTGTAATTTTAGGCAAACTTGTTTATGGTGATAACAACCAATTAATTGCTGAAATGTTAGGTGGTTATATGGCTGGAGTTACTGTTTCTGGTGTACTTTGGGCTGTGTTCCAAAACAATGCTGGTGGTGCTTGGGATAATGCAAAAAAATCTTTTGAAGCGGGAGTTGAAATTAATGGAGTAATGACTTTTAAAGGTTCTGATGCACATAAAGCTGCTGTAACTGGAGATACTGTTGGCGATCCTTTTAAAGATACTTCTGGGCCTTCAATGAACATTTTAATCAAATTAACTTGTTTGATTGGTTTGGTAATTGCGCCAATTTTAGGGGGTCATACTGAACCAGTTTCCACTATTAAAGAAGAAGTGAAAAAAGAAATTCAAGTAACTGTAAACAGTCAAAATGATCAATTAGCTTCTGCAATTATTATTACAACGAAAACTGTAAACGGAAAAACATTTACAGAAACACAAACTATTTCAGGCACACTTCAAGAAATTGAAAAGAAAGCCAATGAAATCAATGGAAATAAGTAA
- a CDS encoding bifunctional nuclease family protein — MSLIQLTIKGISYSQTQTGAYALVLSEIEGTRTLPIIIGAFEAQSIAIALETEIRPPRPLTHDLFKTFSDTFGIKIKEVIIHKLVDGVFFSSMICEKDGKEEQIDARTSDAIAIAVRFDAPIYTYENILDKAGVYLKIEEEMALEGKKEVEKIPADLSETKDKSSFSKFTLSQLQDQLNQAVVNENYELAAKIRDEISKRT, encoded by the coding sequence ATGAGTTTAATACAACTAACAATCAAAGGAATTTCATACAGTCAAACACAAACTGGTGCTTATGCATTGGTTTTGAGTGAAATAGAGGGTACTAGAACTTTGCCAATAATAATAGGTGCTTTTGAGGCGCAATCTATTGCAATTGCTTTAGAAACTGAAATAAGACCTCCAAGACCATTAACTCATGATTTATTTAAAACATTTTCTGATACTTTTGGCATCAAAATCAAAGAAGTAATCATTCATAAATTGGTTGATGGTGTTTTCTTTTCTAGCATGATTTGTGAAAAAGATGGAAAAGAAGAACAAATTGATGCTAGAACTTCGGATGCAATTGCGATCGCTGTTCGTTTTGATGCGCCAATTTATACCTATGAAAATATTTTAGACAAAGCAGGAGTGTATCTAAAAATTGAAGAAGAAATGGCGCTTGAAGGAAAAAAGGAAGTTGAAAAAATTCCTGCTGATTTGAGCGAAACAAAAGATAAATCGAGTTTTTCAAAATTTACTTTATCACAATTGCAAGACCAACTAAACCAAGCTGTTGTTAATGAAAATTATGAATTAGCTGCAAAAATAAGAGACGAAATAAGCAAACGCACCTAA
- a CDS encoding pyruvate dehydrogenase complex E1 component subunit beta — MKTVQFREAICEAMSEEMRRDESVYLMGEEVAEYNGAYKASKGMLDEFGPKRVIDTPIAELGFAGVAIGSAMNGNRPIVEYMTFNFSLVGIDQIINNAAKIRQMSGGQFNCPIVFRGPTASAGQLGATHSQAFENWFANTPGLKVIVPSNPYDAKGLLKAAIRDDDPVIFMESEQMYGDKMEIPEGEYLIPIGVADIKREGTDVTVVSFGKIIKEAYKAADELAKENISIEIIDLRTVRPMDHAAIIKSVKKTNRLVILEEAWPFASVSSEITYRIQSEAFDFLDAPIKRITTADTPAPYSSALFEKWIPNSNDVIKAVKEVLYLKK, encoded by the coding sequence ATGAAAACAGTTCAATTTAGAGAAGCTATTTGTGAAGCAATGAGTGAAGAAATGCGCAGAGATGAGAGCGTATATTTAATGGGTGAAGAAGTTGCTGAATACAATGGTGCTTACAAAGCGAGTAAAGGAATGTTGGATGAATTTGGTCCAAAAAGAGTAATTGATACACCTATCGCAGAACTTGGTTTTGCTGGAGTTGCTATTGGATCAGCCATGAATGGAAATAGACCAATTGTAGAATACATGACGTTTAATTTTTCGTTGGTTGGAATTGATCAAATTATAAATAATGCAGCAAAAATTAGACAAATGTCTGGAGGCCAATTCAATTGTCCTATTGTTTTTAGAGGCCCAACAGCTTCTGCAGGTCAATTAGGCGCTACACACTCACAAGCGTTTGAAAATTGGTTTGCAAATACGCCAGGTTTAAAAGTAATTGTTCCATCAAATCCATATGATGCAAAAGGATTATTGAAAGCTGCAATTCGTGATGATGATCCAGTAATTTTCATGGAATCTGAACAAATGTATGGTGATAAAATGGAAATTCCTGAAGGTGAATATTTAATTCCGATTGGAGTTGCAGATATCAAAAGAGAAGGAACAGATGTAACTGTAGTTTCTTTTGGAAAAATTATCAAAGAAGCATACAAAGCTGCAGATGAATTGGCGAAAGAAAACATTTCTATAGAAATTATTGACTTAAGAACAGTGCGTCCTATGGATCATGCTGCCATTATAAAGTCAGTAAAAAAGACAAATAGATTGGTAATTTTAGAAGAAGCTTGGCCATTTGCCAGTGTTTCATCAGAAATTACATACAGAATACAAAGTGAAGCATTCGATTTTTTAGATGCGCCAATCAAAAGAATCACCACTGCTGATACTCCTGCTCCTTACTCATCAGCATTATTTGAAAAATGGATTCCAAATTCAAATGATGTTATCAAAGCTGTAAAAGAAGTATTGTATTTGAAAAAATAA
- a CDS encoding isoamylase early set domain-containing protein produces the protein MAIKKQFLKSKPVCKVTFSIQPEEAENVAVVGSFNGWDESATPLSKLKNGTFKGTIDLESGTSYEFRYLVDGNYVNDEEADGYAWSDFAGAENSVLSL, from the coding sequence ATGGCAATTAAAAAACAATTTTTAAAAAGTAAACCAGTTTGTAAAGTAACTTTTTCTATACAACCTGAAGAAGCTGAAAATGTTGCAGTTGTAGGAAGTTTTAATGGTTGGGATGAAAGTGCAACTCCTTTGAGTAAATTGAAAAATGGTACATTTAAAGGCACAATTGATTTAGAATCAGGAACTTCATATGAATTTAGATACTTAGTTGATGGAAACTATGTAAATGATGAAGAAGCTGATGGATATGCTTGGAGCGATTTTGCTGGAGCAGAAAACAGCGTATTGAGTTTGTAA
- a CDS encoding DUF6146 family protein has protein sequence MKILKSLIFLSLITLVLWACSSVPISKKNIENEEPVVIANDSLEYEIIIIDPGFNYFLNAVAQPVGYYTQNYMEARNIAWVTTWNLRAQNPLQYNPNIYENTIDYQPNIDYGYEVNYKLFNYFLFAQQKYRMNLGGGFNNIRIN, from the coding sequence ATGAAAATTCTAAAATCACTTATTTTTCTATCGCTAATTACACTTGTTTTATGGGCTTGTAGTTCTGTGCCAATATCAAAAAAAAACATTGAAAATGAGGAACCTGTTGTGATTGCCAATGATAGTTTAGAGTATGAAATTATCATTATAGATCCTGGATTTAACTATTTTTTAAATGCAGTTGCACAACCTGTTGGTTATTACACTCAAAATTATATGGAAGCTCGTAATATTGCTTGGGTAACAACTTGGAATTTGAGAGCACAAAATCCTTTGCAGTACAATCCTAATATTTACGAAAACACCATTGATTATCAACCAAATATAGATTATGGTTATGAGGTAAATTATAAATTATTCAATTATTTTTTATTTGCACAACAAAAATATCGAATGAATTTAGGTGGAGGATTTAACAATATCCGAATTAATTAG
- a CDS encoding NupC/NupG family nucleoside CNT transporter: MKNSIIALFCFFTSITFAQQLEKNWKFSSVKNQSESVSIAIDSSDILSLIDGKFTFQLKEKTSSANTGNFIRQNNLLIFHFKNPKDTVRYFNIVSLDESSLVLNENDIVYKLVSSEILQKNSVDEAKNTQIDASNSIKPSQGFSIESFWRGVLGMVVLIIISFLFSSNKKAIDWKKVGIGISLQLIIAIGVLKVPFIQHIFEFVGGIFISILEYTKAGSEFLFAGMVGDMTTFGYIFAFQVLPTIIFFSALTSLLFYLGIIQKVVKWLAIALSKFLGISGMESLSVAGNIFLGQTEAPLLIKAYLEKMNKSEMLLVMIGGMATVAGAVLAAYIGFLGGGDKALELVFAKHLLAASVMAAPGAIVISKILYPQTEKVNTDVSVSQEKIGSNILDAIANGTTEGLRLAVNVGAMLLVFVAIIAMLNGILGWIGDITSLNDWMAKNTAYTSFSIEAILGYLFAPLMWLIGVAKEDMALMGQLLGIKLAASEFIAYIQLADLKNITSVIHLNYDKSIIMATYMLCGFANFASIGIQIGGIGSLAPKQRKTLSEFGMKALIGGTIASLMSAAIAGMIIG; the protein is encoded by the coding sequence ATGAAAAATAGCATTATAGCGCTTTTTTGCTTTTTTACTTCAATTACTTTTGCTCAACAATTAGAAAAAAATTGGAAATTTTCATCTGTTAAAAATCAATCAGAATCAGTTTCAATTGCTATTGATTCTTCTGATATTTTATCGCTAATTGATGGGAAATTTACTTTTCAACTAAAAGAAAAAACGAGCTCTGCAAATACAGGAAATTTCATCCGTCAAAATAATTTATTGATTTTTCATTTCAAAAATCCAAAAGACACAGTTCGTTATTTTAACATCGTTTCTTTAGATGAATCATCCTTAGTTTTAAATGAAAATGATATTGTTTATAAATTAGTTTCTTCTGAAATTTTACAAAAAAACAGTGTTGATGAAGCTAAAAATACCCAAATTGATGCTTCCAATTCTATAAAACCAAGTCAAGGTTTTTCTATTGAAAGTTTTTGGCGAGGTGTTTTAGGAATGGTAGTATTGATTATAATTTCCTTTTTATTTAGCAGCAACAAAAAAGCGATTGACTGGAAAAAAGTAGGAATTGGAATTTCCTTGCAATTAATCATTGCAATTGGAGTGTTGAAAGTACCTTTTATCCAACATATTTTTGAATTTGTTGGTGGAATTTTCATTTCTATTTTAGAGTATACCAAAGCTGGAAGTGAATTTTTATTTGCAGGAATGGTGGGTGATATGACTACTTTCGGATACATTTTTGCATTTCAAGTATTACCAACAATTATCTTTTTCTCGGCATTAACATCCTTGCTATTTTACCTTGGAATTATCCAAAAAGTAGTAAAATGGTTGGCAATTGCTTTGTCCAAATTTCTTGGAATATCAGGAATGGAAAGTTTATCAGTTGCAGGAAACATTTTTTTAGGACAAACAGAAGCACCTTTATTAATCAAAGCATATTTGGAGAAAATGAACAAATCCGAAATGTTGTTGGTAATGATTGGAGGAATGGCAACTGTTGCAGGGGCTGTTTTAGCAGCATACATTGGTTTTTTAGGTGGAGGTGACAAAGCGTTGGAATTGGTTTTTGCCAAACATTTATTAGCAGCATCAGTAATGGCAGCACCTGGCGCAATTGTAATTTCTAAAATTCTATATCCTCAAACTGAAAAAGTAAATACAGATGTAAGTGTTTCACAAGAAAAAATTGGCTCTAATATTTTAGATGCGATTGCAAACGGAACTACTGAAGGCTTGCGTTTGGCGGTAAATGTAGGAGCAATGTTGTTGGTTTTTGTAGCAATCATTGCAATGTTAAATGGTATTTTGGGTTGGATAGGAGACATCACTTCTTTAAATGATTGGATGGCAAAAAACACTGCTTATACATCCTTTTCAATTGAAGCAATTTTAGGTTATTTATTTGCGCCTTTAATGTGGTTGATTGGTGTTGCCAAAGAAGATATGGCTTTAATGGGTCAATTATTAGGAATAAAATTAGCAGCAAGTGAGTTTATTGCATATATTCAATTAGCTGATTTAAAGAATATTACAAGCGTTATTCACTTAAATTACGACAAATCAATCATTATGGCAACTTACATGTTATGTGGTTTTGCCAATTTTGCATCTATCGGAATTCAAATTGGTGGCATTGGTTCATTAGCACCAAAACAACGAAAAACCTTGTCAGAATTTGGAATGAAAGCATTGATTGGAGGTACCATTGCATCCTTAATGTCTGCTGCCATTGCAGGTATGATTATTGGTTAA